TGGAAGTGTAAGAATGCTATGAAGTATGTGATTAAGTTCACCGCCAATGCTAACGTCGCCAAATTTTCAAACGCAAACGTTCCTGCACAATCATATTCATAAGTGTCTCTCAAAtttatattaagttaaattatAAGTAATATGATCGATATATGCACACCCAAACGTTACAaacaaaattgaataaaattaaattaaattatatagaataaatatcattttagatcctgtattttgcaaaaattatcaagttatgattctatttattttgttaaaagaaaaattCGGTTCTATTGTTTTGCAATAAGGAACATATTTAATACACTCATGAGTTCGATTTTGGtcgaactattttttttatcctAACTCGTCTTCAATCTTCATCCTAAccctaaaattttttatttccctAACTCTAACAATTGTGGTAATTCAATTCTACTCTATTTCTAACAAAAAAATATGttgaccaaaattaattagaccTCGATCAGGTATTATTATGTTTCTTTCTATAAAATACAGAGTCTAAATtaccatttaataaaataaaactgatCGATAAACAAAATGGTCCAAAATGAATTTACCCATTCatatacaataaataaattctatttttgaaaCAATAACAATATGGTTTTAGCAATATATAAACTTAAAAGAGGTTAATTATTATATACCTAGAATGAGCATGGAAGCCCTAAATCCTCCATGTTTATACTTCAAAGCTGTTCTTCCCTTCCAATCTAATTTTCCTTCAACAAGCTCATCACCTTTCATAGTTATATCCTACACCAAttcaataatatatatcatcAATAAGTGtgtaaattaattacatgaaaaaatCAATACTATAGAAATGTGTACATACCATTATATTACTATATGTATATAAAGATAATAAGCTAGCTAGCTATATAGGAagatgtgtatatataattaattatgaggaatatatattgatatatagaaGTGAGATATATATAGTGTggtttgtatgtgtatatataatattgtaagGATTTACTAGAGACCACTTCCTTGTGAGATATCAATGATACCATTTTTGGTTTCTTTTATATGTCATTATGTGCCACTTTTGCTACTTTTGCTTGAAGCTGCCGACTTAATATAATTGATCATATTATTAAACAGATTCATTTTCAATCAAAACTCCAATAATACtagttaataatttatatataaatataaatatttagaatataTATACAAGTTTTGATGTCTATTTGTTTGGAGCATCTCCTTCTCGTGTCAGTCGCAACTTTATTGGGAtataaaattggctaaagcatGTTTTTGGGATCGACAATGAGCGTTCATAGATAGAAGAAACATCTTCACCTCTTATATATGTCACGTTTGTTAGTTTAATCTTTATCGGTTGCCTTTAAAAACAtatattgtatttatatataactacaaaaaaattattaagcttatatatattatcaatCAAAAGTTCTTAGTTGAAAatattaatcacaaaataataatttgtgcTTTTTATTAAATGTGTTTATAAGTGTGTGTTATGATTATAAGACtaataaattagtgacaactttttgtatcaaaatactactttttagtttcaaatatttttttagtgtaaataTGGATCTAAGACACTAGCTATTAATAGTTTAATTAACACTCTAAAATCTCGTTTGATataatgtattgtattatattatattagtattatttaatataatatttgatattgATTTCACGTATTAATAATATGTTGtataaaagtatatttttatACCATAAACATGACTCCAATCTCAACCCTGGTCCTAGACCTGGATCCTTGGGctgaacctggactcggacccggaccccaTCCCCAGATCCTAACCTCGAACCCGGGTCTGGGGGATCTGGGGCCTGGTCCGGGGTCCGAGACCAAGTCTCAGGTTGTGGTCTAGGTCAGGATTAGGGTTCGGGTCCCAGATCAGGGTCCTGGGTCGTGTCTAGGGTTTGGAGCCAGTCTAGAATCTGAGTCTGAGGCTAGGATTCAGGTTTTCAACTCTGAACatctttttaaatattataatataaactaatacaaattatttgttatgtattaaataataaaatttacattgtattaattttatagtcgtaataattaatacaatataatatttttttcattgttatttaatataataccatCAACCAAATGAttcattaatgatttatttataaatttcagatggtttttttcttcaaaaatgtgTCATAGAGATTTTTTATTGTTGGACACAAGCATGTGCCTCTTTCTTCATTAGTCACTACCATTCACTTTAGACaacatattaatatatagataCTAAAACTGTCATGACagtcttaaattaattaaactaTATAGATGttgatatataaaataaaactcaaatatGTCATTTTTGTAGCAGAGACTATTGGATTTTATAGTTTTGTTTAGGTGGgtccaaataaataaacaagaaaataaaaatattaataaggaCTTATTTATATATGCCAAATTGTCTTATTGGGAATGTTCAAACAAGCTAGTCAAAGTAacctcttttttttattattattataaaaaagacATGTCAAGTAGTGCCTATAACTAAAGCCAATTATCTTGATAGTTAAGTTTTGGGGATCAATGTGGTCCATTACTATGAAAGATTATGGAAAATGTTAATTGGGAATCTTTGTTGTAGATTTCTTCCCTATTTTTATGGTCATTTTGATAATTTTGGAGATCACGTGCTAGCTATAAAGATTTTATACTTCAATCTGCTTTAATTAAGTCATCAGTAACTACTCGAGGATTTTCATCACACAAATGACACCACTTACAGCAAATTAGCCTCAGAAGGGCCAAGATAATCGAAAGATTGTAATAGGTTTCACCCAAACAAAAAAAGATATATTAGTAGAAGCAATTATTACCACTTGCACAATGTGGTTGGACTTTTTGAGACTATCTAATTAGATAACCATTTGTCACTTCTCCATATTACCACATATATACAATTTACAATTATTATGTATAGAGTCTACTTCTATCTAACAATATTGGTGAAGAGTAATTAGTGAAAAtacccttgaaaaaaaaaaagtaatgagtgaaaatattgtttatttttagtgttacattctaaaataatatttttattaattttataattttttatcaaataatattttagataGTTGTGAgttgagtattttttttattgtgtgtTACACATAGTATTGAGTATGAGTGCATCTtagtgaataatatatatgtttaaattaattttcaaaaaaaaaatcttatttggaCATATTATGATGATAAagtcaatgtaaggttttaaTTTAAGGcaacatgtattttttttttttggttattatAATTCAAGTATAGAAGATGATATGTTtaattctaattttataatagtaGTTTTCCAGTAAAAATATTACCTGTCAGAATCAGAAGAGTCACTTTATGCGACCACATAATAATCATTATATACACACACCTAATATTTACAACAAATGAGGGaccaaaaattgaaaataatcagAGATAAAATTTTGAAGACGATGACCTCGAATTACTGAGAGATATTGGGAAcgcgaaaataaaaaattattatcatcAAACTTAGCAAAAACTTTGTGAGCAAAACAACATGATTGAAGACTTGAGCTGTTTGAGCAGCTATTGAAGTTGAATCAAGAAGTAACAAAGAAtagaataagaagaaaaaaaaaaaaaaaaaaaaaagctactcTAACACCATGTTGAGAATGAAAACAAGAGAAAAATTAATGACATGTATATTCACATTAATAAATCAGCTGAAGATAGATAGTTAAAGTAAGATTCTAACTGAACACAGTCGACTAATATAATTGGACAAAGACGGTAAATAACAAAAACTTAACTAACTCTTGGTAAATCGACCTATCAAGCCACTCGCTAAACAGACTTTCATAACTTAAGAGTCCAGGGTTTGAATTCTCCCCAGATTCAAGCCCTCATAGTTAtttgcaattttcgaaattatatattatgttgaGTTGTGTCGAGTTAGAAATTAGTATCATAAATATTGTGGACAATGTCACACatggaataaatggtagagaattgagccatatataagaacatgggctactccactcattgccaattggttttgagatggaaccccatgattctcaacatggtatcagagccatatcccttGCGGGCAAGTGATCATATCCGATCCGCACCTATACAGATAGTGACCATGTCCACTCTGATACGGTTCAAGATTGATGAGCAAAAAATAGCCATCATCTTGAGGGGGAATATTGTGGACAATGTCCCACatggaataaatggtagagaattgagccatatataagaacatgggctactccactcattgccaattggttttgagatggaaccccataatTCTCAACAATAAAAAATGGACATTACCATTTCACGTTCGAGTTGTTGATAGTATGGTTAGATTCAAAatgaaggaaaaagaaaaagacctTAATATTCTACTAATGTTGTTCAATGAGAAAATATTATCATAAATATGAATTCATATCATTGTATGTATATCTATCAACTAAaacaactatatatattattactcaACAACAACATAACTTCTAGTTATAACAAATTATAAGAATGAAAAATCTCAGACAAATAATGATTGTTGTGACAGTAACCGAAAATGGTTTACAAACAAAATGAACATGTACAAAAGAACAGGATCATCAACTGCCTGTGCAAAGAATGCTCAACTAAAAATTCCTACTAAGAAAGCCTAAAAAAGTTACAAAATCCGAAGAAAGGGAGAAAAAAAATGGTCAGTAGTTCAGCAAAGAGTACTTCACTCGCATAACGATCTTTCCTTTGTCTACACCGAGCTTAGCACCTGTTACCAACCAATGACCGGGAATATCTTGTGGACCCTTTGACATTTCTGTCGAGTCAACAATTTTGGCGAGTTTTCCAGCTTGTGTTGAGCTATCTTCCTTTTTATCTTCTGGGGTTTTGTTGTTTActtgtgatgatgatgatgatgatgaagaaccGTCGGGTTTCTGTACTGAAGATGGAGCGGTCGGGTTGTGATCCCAAACAGATCGCCTTATTGTGCAACCGGGTACTTTGCAGAAGAGGAGTTTGAGGTGTAAAACATTTTTGGCACCGAAATCCCAAACACCGAGCTGAGCTCCAGTTACTATGTGAACACCAGAAAGGTCTCCTATGCAAGACTCTGTAAACTCTATTGGTGCGGTGCTTACATGAGAGAAATTCTTCCATTTGATTGGTTCGAACCATCGGCTATCTTGCTCCTCTGGACCTTGCCACTTTGGTGCACCGATGGCTATGTGTGTATCCCAGTGAGGTTGGAGGATTTTGGGAAGAGACACTAAATGCTGTATATGTACGGTGAGTCGGTTCTGCTTGATCCCTTCTAGAGCTAGTCTTAGCCCAGTGACTGGCTTTCGGCCAACTGTTACCTGTAAGAATATACAACCtttcttaaataaaactaacatatACACTTAAAATTGAAATGTTCAGTGCTTCCTATAAGTTTCCCACTTCTTTTAGTATTATTTCCCGAgcaaatactattttagactgtgttttacaaaaattaatcgGACgctctgttttattaaatgataaatcgAACTCTATATATTTCAAATGGTACGAAATAATACCTTAAACTCAATTttcgttatttttttaattatagctAAGCTGAAACTAGATTCTagtacgaacagatacaaaaaatgtaactaATCTGGTCATAATACCTCAAAGTCGAgctattattaagttttattttgataaaaaattaactcaggtattattttgtaaaatacagAGTTTGAATTGTCTAATcgataatatttacaaaatacagggtccagaATAGAATTTATCTTTATTTAATATTCTCTGTTTCGATGAAATGGGGAAAAATATTATGTCTTCTACCACAAGTCTTAAAGAGTAAGAGATATACCTGATCAGGGCTGATATAAAGCTTGGGACCCATCAAACTAAACTGAAGAGACGAACAAACGGGCTCCTTTCTTTGCAGGTTATTCTGCTCGGGAGCCCAAACTCGAGCGATTTGAAAATCCAAAAAATACTGTAGATCTTCGATCGGTGGTTTGACTGGccaaatatttaagaaaataatgtcAAATATTTAACTTAAAGGACATACTTTGAACAAAGAATATATTATAGATATAAATCAAAGTTGGTAACTTGGTAGTATTAAGTATTAACATACAAATGGAAAAGTCAACAACTACTAATATATAAATAGTCAATGAGCTACAACACTTAAATATCTTCTAATAAACTACCAAATTACTTAGGCCTTGTTTGGTTGGGATTCTAAAAAAAGCTACTTTCGGGCTTCTGAAGCTCAGAAAACACTTTTACTACTGTTCGAGCAACTATTGAGTTTCAACTTTCAGTTCTAAAAGGTTTGTTTAACAAAAGCTAATTTTAGAAACTTTCTCAAAAAGAGCGTCCTGAGAAGCTAAAATCAGAAGCAGAAGCCGAGCCAAACTAAAGCTTTTCTCGTATAAAGAGCTGCTGCCCGTCACCTAACATGATAGATTAGGAAATAAAGCTATGTTCTTCATGTCTGGTTTGATAAAGTAAGTTTTAGATTGATTCTTACACTCCAAATATAGCTCGATCGCACGAGCTAAATGCTTTATTCCAGGTACTCCTTCAAGTAAAGAAACAATTGGAGTAAATGTCATGTTAATTACATCAGGTGCTGATCCTACAGTTTCTGCCCACTTCGAATGACTTTGCTCGAGATCATCTCCCCCTCGTCTTCTAAAAATTACTGTAACATCCTGCCGCAGAAAACTGAATTAGGAAGAGACTTTGGCCAAAAATAACAGATAATATACACTCAGTGTATGAAATTATCAACaggaaaattgatttttttcggTTAAGGAAATTGTTACAAATACTAACCTTGTCTTTGTATTTTAAAGGGCCGACGGTTGACTGACTATTCGAGTCCTGAAATCTATGATCGCCCATGTCTTTCACATAATTCTCTATATCCAATGCTGTCAAAGGGGATGACTGGTGTTGCCTTATGTAAACTACATCTCTTCCACCGATTGTTGCAGAAGTAACAATATGTGTTCCGAAATTTTCAATGAAACTGAAGAATGAAAGGGAGAAAAAACAATGGAATGTGTCTGTTAGTTTCTGTTATTCAAACCAAATTGTTCACAATATCAAAGATACGAAATAATGCCTGCAATCGGACATTTAAATACTTTATGAAAAGAGTTGCAGAACAAGTGGTTTTAAGGCGCCGTTCCTTCATAAACTGTTACTAGAGGCAAACACAAAACAGAGTTTTTCGGTGGACTATTTATCCATGTTACGGTTAAACTAGCATTTCAATACTAGTTTAGCTGATAATATATATCGAGTTCATTGGATTTTCTCGATTTACTTAAAAGGAAGTGACTGGTGGAGCTATGTGGCTGGCTTCACAAGGGAGTAGCTGGAATTGGAGAAAGGTTGTTATGGCGAAAGAGATTATTAAAGACAAAATGGAAAAAGATGACCTGCTTCAAATGAAATTTGGGGTGTCATTGTTATATTCGAAAATCTGGCCTAGAGTACAGAAAAAGATCTGGATTGCTATTGTTTGGAATAGATGTAGTGCTTCAAAGAATCAATTCATAGCTTGGCTGGCCACTTGGACTAGACTTCAAACAAGGGATAGGCTGTCTCGGTTTGGAGATACAAGCGAGGATACATGTTTGATTTGTGGAAGTGATATAGAAACTCATTCTCATTTGTTCTTGTTTGCTTACCAGCAAAAGATATCGAGTTCATAGGATTCAATGTTTTAATAAGTGTAAAGTGAAAGTGTTCTCACCTTGCCAATGCTGCAGGATCCCAAGAATAAGGAACGGCTCGCTTAACTTCCTCACGCAATACTAAATTCGGCTTTTCTagtttaactttaaaaagaggAATTATGTATCCAACCATGGCAAGAGATTTGGTAGTTGCAGCGTCAACTTGCCAGGAACCGGTAAAATTGAACATTGAATTGAAACTTCCAAGGGGAATGTTGCCCGAGATATCTGATTTCTTATTGAAGTACTCCGCCATCTGATAGTTCAAGCATTCAAGGAATAAGGTAAGTGGAATATCTTAAAAATAGTTTTAGGACTTCTTCACAGTCAAGGGAAAACAACAATGGAAATCGAAATCTTTTGAGAAGATTTAGTGAGCATTGTCTATCCATGAGAAAAGAAATTACAAACTCTAATGACGGCTTCTTAAACGTTGGCGAAGCTGGTTCCAATAACTAAAGAATCTTTGTAGAAAATCAATGAGTTTCAAAATATAGTTCCTAATATCATCATTGCCTCACACTAATGATGATTATTAACTAATAA
This region of Cannabis sativa cultivar Pink pepper isolate KNU-18-1 chromosome 7, ASM2916894v1, whole genome shotgun sequence genomic DNA includes:
- the LOC115697548 gene encoding MACPF domain-containing protein CAD1, coding for MADNKLMRVVTASSSSDALTTTLCNSIQALGRGFDVTSDIRLLYCKGAPGSRLLKLDEVEKRDLVLSNGVVVPNVPADIDCSPGKRATEKVPVCNFHEMAEYFNKKSDISGNIPLGSFNSMFNFTGSWQVDAATTKSLAMVGYIIPLFKVKLEKPNLVLREEVKRAVPYSWDPAALASFIENFGTHIVTSATIGGRDVVYIRQHQSSPLTALDIENYVKDMGDHRFQDSNSQSTVGPLKYKDKDVTVIFRRRGGDDLEQSHSKWAETVGSAPDVINMTFTPIVSLLEGVPGIKHLARAIELYLEFKPPIEDLQYFLDFQIARVWAPEQNNLQRKEPVCSSLQFSLMGPKLYISPDQVTVGRKPVTGLRLALEGIKQNRLTVHIQHLVSLPKILQPHWDTHIAIGAPKWQGPEEQDSRWFEPIKWKNFSHVSTAPIEFTESCIGDLSGVHIVTGAQLGVWDFGAKNVLHLKLLFCKVPGCTIRRSVWDHNPTAPSSVQKPDGSSSSSSSSQVNNKTPEDKKEDSSTQAGKLAKIVDSTEMSKGPQDIPGHWLVTGAKLGVDKGKIVMRVKYSLLNY